The Thermothielavioides terrestris NRRL 8126 chromosome 2, complete sequence genome includes a region encoding these proteins:
- a CDS encoding 40S ribosomal protein S27 yields the protein MVLAVDLLNPSPAAEARKHKLKTLVPAPRSFFMDVKCPGCFTITTVFSHAQTVVICQGCTTVLCQPTGGKARLTEGCSFRRK from the exons ATG GTTCTCGCCGTTGATCTCCTCAACcccagcccggccgccgaggcccgcAAGCACAAGCTCAAG ACCCTTGTGCCTGCTCCCCGCTCCTTCTTCATGGACGTCAAGTGCCCCGGCTGcttcaccatcaccaccgtCTTTTCCCACGCCCAGACCGTCGTCATCTGCCAGGGCTGCACGACGGTCCTCTGCCAGCCGACCGGTGGCAAGGCCAGACTCACTGAGGGCTGCTCGTTCCGGAGGAAGTAA